In the genome of Aspergillus luchuensis IFO 4308 DNA, chromosome 2, nearly complete sequence, one region contains:
- the hacA gene encoding transcription factor HAC1 (COG:K;~EggNog:ENOG410PPY0;~InterPro:IPR004827;~PFAM:PF00170,PF07716;~go_function: GO:0003700 - DNA-binding transcription factor activity [Evidence IEA];~go_process: GO:0006355 - regulation of transcription, DNA-templated [Evidence IEA]) produces the protein MEEAFSPVDSLAGSPTPELPLLTVSPADTSLDDSSMQAGETKAEEKKPVKKRKSWGQELPVPKTNLPPRKRAKTEDEKEQRRIERVLRNRAAAQTSRERKRLEMEKLENEKIQMEQQNQFLLQRLSQMEAENNRLNQQVAQLSAEVRGSRGNTPKPGSPVSASPTLTPTLFKQERDEIPLERIPFPTPSITDYSPTLRPSTLAESSDVTQHPAAVLCDLQCPSLDSKEKEVPSLSLTSAQTLNLTLPMILQLLFLTMTSTAYSTLIHPLGQILQSLKTGSPLTFSTEEIYQHFHLILWLISTPNLLASKASSRPTVFRMRLLARLLACNPALARPLRDATGRALQLAVSEQFRQGDASAIDGNGVQWSWESLLTLAWTIDLLEKPGRRKRILSGLKSAKTGRRSNIGKSQRSTRSSWSSRSTQEALTSLLMGKHC, from the exons ATGGAAGAAGCATTCTCTCCAGTCGACTCCCTCGCCGGCTCCCCGACGCCTGAGTTGCCATTGCTGACAGTGTCCCCGGCGGACACGTCGCTTGATGACTCGTCGATGCAGGCAGGGGAGACCAaagccgaagagaagaagcctgtgaagaagagaaagtcaTGGGGCCAGGAATTGCCTGTCCCGAAGACTAACTTGCCTCCGAG AAAACGGGCCAAGActgaagatgagaaagagcAACGTCGTATCGAGCGCGTCCTTCGTAATCGTGCGGCAGCACAAACATCACGCGAGCGCAAGAGGCTCGAAatggagaagttggaaaATGAGAAGATTCAGATGGAACAGCAGAACCAGTTCCTTCTGCAACGACTATCCCAGATGGAAGCCGAGAACAATCGCTTGAACCAACAAGTCGCTCAACTATCGGCTGAGGTCCGGGGCTCCCGCGGCAACACTCCCAAGCCCGGCTCCCCTGTCTCCGCTTCTCCTACTCTCACCCCCACCCTGTTCAAACAAGAGCGCGACGAAATCCCTCTTGAACGGATTCCTTTCCCCACACCCTCTATCACCGACTACTCCCCTACCTTGAGGCCTTCCACTCTGGCTGAGTCCTCCGACGTGACACAACATCCTGCAGCGGTGTTGTGCGACCTGCAGTGTCCGTCGCTGGActcgaaggagaaggaagtgccctctctctctttgacGTCGGCTCAAACCCTGAACCTCACGCTGCCGATGATCTTGCAGCTCCTCTTTCTGACGATGACTTCCACCGCCTATTCAACGTTGATTCACCCGTTGGGTCAGATTCTTCAGTCCTTGAAGACGGGTTCGCCTTTGACGTTCTCGACGGAGGAGATCTATCAGCATTTCCATTTGATTCTATGGTTGATTTCGACCCCGAATCTGTTGGCTTCGAAGGCATCGAGCCGCCCCACGGTCTTCCGGATGAGACTTCTCGCCAGACTTCTAGCGTGCAACCCAGCCTTGGCGCGTCCACTTCGCGATGCGACGGGCAGGGCATTGCAGCTGGCTGTTAGCGAGCAGTTTCGCCAGGGAGATGCATCGGCTATCGATGGTAACGGAGTCCAATGGAGCTGGGAGTCCTTGTTGACCTTGGCGTGGACGATAGACCTACTCGAAAAGCCGGGACGACGCAAACGAATCTTGAGCGGTTTGAAATCAGCGAAAACTGGACGGCGAAGTAATATTGGCAAGTCTCAAAGGAGTACACGGAGTTCATGGAGTTCACGAAGCACCCAAGAGGCGTTGACGTCTCTCCTGATGGGCAAGCATTGTTGA
- the DID2 gene encoding putative SNF7 family protein Fti1/Did2 (BUSCO:EOG092656CM;~COG:U;~EggNog:ENOG410PH3M) — MVRKDPIFEARTNVKLHSNRLKKEAARAEATFKSEKAKADKAMKNREFQIARIHAASAVREKRRQVTLKAEAARADVIINELKAAQSTRDTSRTLALASRGLDAASKSVNLESLVSHANNFLARSEDFKIASSAIEDVAQGISMQENGAEGEADVDRLMEQLADDAGVDLRMALEQDAAAAPKEEVKAPKQVDTEVEDGLDARLRALRATN, encoded by the exons ATGGTTCGGAAGGATCCTATCTTTGAAGCCCGCACCAATGTCAAG CTACACTCTAATCGACTGAAAAAGGAGGCCGCCCGTGCGGAAGCGACCTTCAAATCCGAGAAAGCTAAGGCCGACAAGGCCATGAAAAACCGCGAATTTCAGATCGCCCGCATCCATGCCGCTTCTGCCGTACGAGAAAAACGCAGACAGGTGACCCTCAAGGCGGAGGCTGCTAGAGCAGATGTTATTATCAACGAGCTCAAGGCTGCGCAGAGCACTCGGGACACGTCTCGAACGCTTGCATTGGCATCACGGGGCTTGGATGCTGCTTCCAAGAGTGTAAATCTTGAGAGCTTGGTTTCCCATGCGAACAATTTCCTGGCGCGCTCCGAAGATTTCAAGATTGCTAGCAGTGCGATCGAGGATGTTGCGCAAGGGATCTCTATGCAGGAGAATGGCGCAGAGGGTGAAGCTGATGTGGATCGCCTGATGGAGCAACTTGCTGATGACGCTGGGGTGGATCTCCGGATGGCTTTGGAgcaggatgctgctgctgctcctaaGGAGGAGGTTAAGGCTCCGAAACAAGTTGACACTGAAGTTGAGGATGGTTTGGATGCTAGGCTACGAGCTCTCAGGGCGACCAACTGA
- a CDS encoding uncharacterized protein (COG:S;~EggNog:ENOG410PM9T;~InterPro:IPR036864,IPR001138;~PFAM:PF00172;~TransMembrane:2 (o260-280i570-587o);~go_function: GO:0000981 - DNA-binding transcription factor activity, RNA polymerase II-specific [Evidence IEA];~go_function: GO:0008270 - zinc ion binding [Evidence IEA];~go_process: GO:0006355 - regulation of transcription, DNA-templated [Evidence IEA]), with amino-acid sequence MPVAMDSSAALDPNKASHGRQAACLNCRKSKVRCNRGQDDASCSRCKQANVECIIPSHHVGRQKGVKNKRKGLEKALHQIEQAIKRPRSDASGSEAAQKLISDLQEMLSNTREQQLHSEADDQSEDFDRSYTYHSPRDNIDDNLSLDDAENPLQLLARASDLQLSPTEVRGAHKWPPSTIQASGMLQNSTEGSDPAAQSYFVPIRASLDVGPDIDPIDIGLVTASEAESLFSFFYQNLAHTRWGLDPLVHTVSFVRTQSAFLFTSIMAAAALFLPSATALSKRLSRHCKTLAQNVIVRRHRSVEIVLAFMVNVPWMEPGSCLGDDDTCSYIAMALAVALDLSLNKIVLPSSSFEPSLLRRLAKAETIDAKRALYMDRFDGVEPTSAWGRRLLRRRERTWIALFVLERGVCLARGRSYTVPSTALINHCDKWHVSDSADSRDGPMNSMAVLRRNLDGLFLRVKANCDSHQVTDAGSEVAQSIKNMIESFYDQWYEIWAPEIGEGHSRSLPPYVEILVTHTRLSTYGGVINHPTAPVEVKRFFRAAGLSSALNVLRAAIQGEARLKSMPNNTVIMISFAACSALSLSVMPEDSRSSLAPSVHNLIEETAGVLERIGATTRHRNGASVLYGRFLRALVRRAPVSAGSQNGPRGLVETGALQPPPDLDGYCPVASGTQPSSIPSSFIWPEPLRFSAMSDDQIIDAVNRAGTAFGTTVPDVPLDDLMTWDWFDVGNAADFGF; translated from the exons ATG CCGGTA GCGATGGATAGCTCCGCTGCGTTGGATCCCAACAAAGCATCTCATGGTCGACAAGCCGCCTGCTTGAATTGTAGGAAAAGCAAGGTCCGGTGCAATCGAGGCCAGGATGATGCGTCGTGTAGCAGATGCAAACAGGCAAACGTTGAATGCATCATCCCCAGTCACCATGTCGGTAGACAGAAAGGGGTCAAAAA CAAACGCAAAGGCCTTGAAAAAGCATTACATCAGATTGAACAGGCCATAAAAAGACCGAGGAGTGATGCGTCAGGGTCCGAGGCAGCCCAGAAGCTCATATCTGACCTTCAAGAGATGCTCAGCAATACACGCGAACAGCAGTTACATAGCGAGGCAGACGACCAGTCCGAAGATTTTGACCGGTCCTATACGTACCATTCGCCCCGGGATAATATCGACGATAATCTGTCTCTAGATGATGCAGAGAATCCTTTGCAACTACTCGCACGTGCATCTGATCTACAGCTATCGCCGACCGAGGTGCGTGGTGCACACAAATGGCCACCTTCAACAATTCAAGCATCAGGCATGCTACAGAACAGCACCGAAGGAAGCGACCCTGCCGCGCAATCATATTTTGTTCCTATCAGGGCAAGTCTAGATGTTGGCCCGGATATAGACCCCATCGACATCGGTCTTGTAACTGCGAGTGAAGCTGAATCGCTCTTCTCTTT CTTTTATCAGAACCTCGCACATACTCGATGGGGCCTTGATCCCCTGGTCCATACTGTCTCGTTTGTGCGGACCCAATCCGCATTTCTATTCACCTCTATCATGGCCGCAGCTGCATTGTTCTTGCCATCTGCTACAGCACTGTCGAAGCGGCTATCTAGACACTGCAAGACACTGGCCCAGAATGTCATTGTTCGACGCCACAGATCTGTTGAGATCGTCCTGGCCTTCATGGTAAATGTTCCATGGATGGAGCCAGGTAGTTGCTTAGGAGATGACGATACATGTTCCTACATTGCCATGGCTCTAGCTGTTGCTTTGGATCTTTCGTTGAACAAGATTGTGCTTCCATCATCTAGCTTTGAGCCGAGTCTACTTAGGAGACTCGCCAAGGCCGAGACTATCGATGCAAAGAGAGCTCTATACATGGACCGATTTGATGGCGTAGAGCCGACATCTGCATGGGGCCGAAGACTTCTTCGAAGGCGTGAGAGAACTTGGATAGCGCTGTTTGTTCTCGAAAGAGG TGTATGTTTAGCTCGCGGACGAAGCTATACAGTTCCTTCGACAGCCCTTATAAATCACTGCGATAAGTGGCATGTGTCCGATTCTGCAGACTCGCGCGATGGCCCGATGAACTCGATGGCTGTCCTCAGGCGGAACCTG GATGGTCTCTTCCTGAGAGTAAAAGCCAATTGCGATAGTCACCAGGTCACAGATGCCGGGTCTGAGGTAGCGCAATC GATCAAGAATATGATTGAAAGCTTCTACGACCAGTGGTATGAGATATGGGCACCTGAGATAGGGGAAGGTCACT CACGTTCCCTTCCACCCTATGTGGAGATTCTTGTAACGCATACGAGGTTGTCGACATATGGTGGTGTTATCAATCACCCTACAGCACCCGTGGAAGTCAAAAGATTCTTTCGTGCCGCCGGCCTATCATCTGCACTAAATGTCTTGAGAGCAGCTATACAAGGAGAGGCGCGATTGAAGTCTATGCCTAACAACACAGTCATCATGATATCCTTTGCTGCATGCTCAGCACTTAGTCTTAGCGTCATGCCAGAAGACAGCAGGTCTAGTTTGGCGCCAAGTGTTCATAATCTAATCGAGGAAACTGCAGGGGTCCTCGAGCGTATCGGAGCTACTACCCGCCATAGAAACGGCGCCTCTGTTCTCTATGGGCGCTTCTTGAGGGCGCTTGTCAGACGCGCTCCTGTAAGCGCAGGCTCCCAGAACGGACCGCGGGGCTTGGTCGAAACTGGGGCCCTACAACCTCCGCCAGACTTGGATGGGTATTGCCCAGTGGCTTCCGGGACACAGCCATCCTCGATACCGTCGTCTTTTATATGGCCTGAACCACTCAGATTTTCTGCCATGTCCGATGACCAGATCATAGACGCAGTGAACCGGGCTGGCACTGCATTTGGGACAACTGTGCCTGACGTCCCACTGGATGACCTAATGACTTGGGACTGGTTCGACGTCGGAAATGCGGCAGATTTTGGCTTCTGA
- a CDS encoding 3-oxoacid CoA-transferase (COG:C;~EggNog:ENOG410PGYY;~InterPro:IPR012791,IPR037171,IPR014388,IPR004165;~PFAM:PF01144;~go_function: GO:0008410 - CoA-transferase activity [Evidence IEA];~go_process: GO:0046952 - ketone body catabolic process [Evidence IEA]), giving the protein MVTIRLSASVLSRRLMLRPQCYRRSQPLTSLYAPPATKAGSRARYSTSTHEQAPRAPKIDRAASKLFKDADAAVADLKSGSTILSSGFGLCGVAETLISAIHRRGADNLHSLTAVSNNAGLAGKGGLSTLTQAGQVNRLILSYLGNNKALEKKYLTGNIAIELCPQGSLAERLRAGGAGIPAFYTPTGVHTLLQKGEIPVRVDESGKVLEHGKPRETREFNGKTYMMETALNGDVAILRAWKADAAGNCVFRYTTKAFGPIMAKAAALTIVEAENIVPIGSIDPNDVDLPGIFVDRIVPATDEKHIEIKKLRSDKGDEANKKAEDAATILRNRIAKRAARELKQGYYVNLGVGIPTLAPSFLPEDVKVWIQSENGILGMGPYPTEEEVDADVINAGKETVTLVPGASTFDSSESFGMIRGGHVDVSILGALQVGANGDLANYMIPGKVFKGMGGAMDLISNPEKTKIVVATSHTAKDGSPKIVDQCSLPLTGANCVSTIITELCVFQVDRAKGELLLTELAPGVEVEEIQNKTGAKFTVAENLEIME; this is encoded by the exons ATGGTAACCATTCGATTATCTGCGTCGGTCTTGTCGCGAAGGTTGATGCTCCGTCCGCAATGCTATCGACGGTCGCAACCACTCACGAGCCTCTATGCGCCTCCCGCTACTAAAGCCGGTAGCCGGGCCAGATACTCAACTTCTACACATGAGCAAGCTCCGCGGGCCCCGAAGATTGATCGTGCCGCTTCAAAGTTATTCAAAGATGCGGATGCGGCCGTAGCAGATCTGAAGAGCGGGTCAACCATTCTTAGTTCAGGCTTCGGCCTATGTGGTGTCGCAG AAACGTTGATCTCTGCGATACATCGCAGAGGGGCCGACAACTTGCATTCCTTGACGGCGGTTTCGAACAATGCTGGTCTCGCTGGGAAGGGCGGGCTGTCTACCCTAACGCAAGCGGGACAGGTCAACAGACTCATACTTTCCTACCTGGGAAATAACAAAGCtctggagaagaaatacTTGACGGGAAATATTGCCATCGAACTGTGTCCACAAGGCAGTCTGGCCGAGCGACTAcgtgctggaggagctgggatCCCCGCGTTTTATACCCCCACGGGAGTTC ATACTCTGCTTCAGAAGGGAGAGATCCCGGTGCGTGTAGACGAATCCGGAAAGGTGCTCGAGCATGGCAAGCCCCGCGAGACAAGGGAGTTCAATGGAAAAACTTATATGATGGAGACTGCACTCAATGGGGATGTGGCGATTCTCAGAGCATGGAAggcagatgctgcaggaaaTTGTGTTTTCCG TTACACTACGAAGGCATTCGGCCCCATCATGGCGAAGGCAGCAGCCCTTACCATTGTGGAAGCCGAGAACATTGTCCCCATTGGCTCAATCGACCCTAATGATGTCGATCTACCGGGAATCTTTGTTGATAGAATCGTCCCCGCAACCGATGAAAAGCATATCGAAATCAAGAAACTGCGATCTGACAAGGGTGATGAGGCAAACAAGAAGGCAGAGGACGCTGCGACTATCCTGCGGAACCGGATCGCCAAGCGGGCTGCTCGGGAACTCAAGCAGGGTTACTATGTCAACCTCGGTGTTGGTATTCCTACACTGGCCCCCTCATTTCTGCCCGAAGACGTAAAGGTTTGGATCCAATCCGAGAACGGTATCCTGGGAATGGGACCTTATCCGaccgaagaggaagttgatgCGGATGTCATCAACGCCGGCAAAGAGACCGTCACTCTGGTACCGGGCGCTTCCACATTTGATAGCAGTGAGTCGTTTGGAATGATTCGCGGCGGGCATGTAGACGTGTCGATCTTGGGGGCTTTGCAGGTCGGCGCGAACGGCGACCTGGCGAACTACATGATTCCCGGCAAGGTGTTCAAGGGAATGGGAGGAGCCATGGACTTGATCTCCAATCccgagaagaccaagattGTGGTTGCCACCAGCCACACGGCGAAGGACGGATCTCCGAAGATTGTGGACCAGTGCAGCCTTCCTTTGACTGGCGCCAACTGTGTCAGCACTATTATCACCGAACTG TGCGTCTTTCAGGTCGACCGGGCCAAGGGCGAGCTTCTGTTGACGGAACTGGCCCCAGGCGTGGAGGTCGAGGAGATTCAGAACAAGACTGGGGCGAAGTTTACGGTTGCGGAAAACCTGGAGATCATGGAGTAA
- a CDS encoding uncharacterized protein (COG:S;~EggNog:ENOG410PI39;~SECRETED:SignalP(1-22)): MSRYLRAFVLALVGSTTLAVSASTSNSNGWCQSSWSTNTCQLFTESMDYLDRIYDASAGYVYDPSAATALRHDTRTSVWYAVGLLARDQGDDVAQAMTIIRNVIDAQFKDTSDQWYGDYQQYPEEPTVGTPAYPPIIYDTWDPNWREFIGTAFIIALEEFPHLIDADMTQLMHASLYNDTTGDSYRVGGVDDDNLYPSYTNPSLMRAIITGWTGRKLGDQNMTNSGETYAKEIIELFDRADTLSEFNSATYTGVSLIALTMWAKYAAEDSVMKGKGKEMLQDTWDTIGELYHAGLKNLAGPWDRAYGFDMQKYFGIMSGHIWSLVGKETSPVIDKVYMMSHNSDFSISPLIAILSNFHNSLVPSSAVQALKAFPGEHTVNTSAYSIPYDSFPRQVAAWLSEGISIGAETFNESVVGGPAINPSQFNPAVIKWDTGAGIGWITLYATEPALNAEVGPGYLNLTYPRGTSASQFQFLVSPFETQRNVAGWEDIVGLDITVSGNMDPNTLNISYSLSDQVINDFRFWNFTYSMPANSTAIPNVLLEVQLQT; the protein is encoded by the exons ATGTCGCGGTATCTGAGAGCATTCGTGCTCGCTCTCGTCGGATCTACTACCCTGGCGGTATCAGCCAGTACTAGCAATAGTAATGGCTGGTGCCAGTCATCCTGGTCAACAAATACATGCCAGCTATTCACCGAGTCAATGGATTACCTTGATCGGATATACGATGCTTCGGCGGGATATGTCTACGATCCGAGTGCTGCGACGGCGCTGCGACACGATACCAGGACGTCCGTGTGGTATGCCGTGGGATTGTTGGCTCGGGATCAGGGCGATGATGTAGCTCAGGCCATGACTATCATTCGAAATGTGATAGATGCGCAGTTCAAGGATACAAGTGATCAATG GTACGGAGACTACCAGCAATATCCCGAAGAACCTACAGTAGGAACCCCAGCATACCCGCCGATCATCTACGATACCTGGGACCCCAACTGGAGAGAGTTCATCGGCACAGCTTTTATCATTGCGCTCGAGGAGTTCCCGCATCTGATCGATGCAGATATGACGCAGCTGATGCACGCCTCGCTTTACAATGACACTACTGGGGATAGTTATCGGGTtggaggagtggatgatgataatcTGTATCCCTCGTATACGAACCCG TCCTTAATGCGTGCCATCATCACAGGCTGGACGGGACGCAAACTTGGTGACCAGAATATGACAAACTCCGGCGAGACGTACGCAAAGGAGATCATCGAGCTGTTCGATCGCGCAGATACGCTTTCGGAATTCAACAGTGCCACGTACACGGGCGTTTCCCTGATTGCGTTGACCATGTGGGCCAAGTACGCTGCAGAGGACTCGGTCatgaaggggaaagggaaggagatgTTGCAGGATACATGGGACACCATTGGGGAGTTGTATCATGCTGGGTTGAAGAACCTCGCTGGTCCTTGGGATCGAGCTTATGGGTTTGATATGCAAAAGTACTTTGGTATCATGTCGGGGCATATTTGGTCGCTGGTCGGGAAAGAGACTTCTCCGGTTATTGATAAG GTGTATATGATGTCTCATAACTCCGACTTTTCCATCTCGCCCCTGATAGCTATCCTGTCGAATTTTCATAACTCGCTTGTCCCGTCATCGGCCGTTCAAGCCCTGAAAGCCTTCCCTGGTGAGCATACGGTCAACACTTCCGCGTACTCTATTCCATATGACTCCTTCCCGCGACAGGTGGCTGCGTGGCTGAGTGAAGGCATCAGCATTGGAGCGGAGACCTTCAATGAGTCTGTTGTCGGTGGCCCGGCTATTAATCCATCACAGTTTAACCCGGCTGTCATTAAGTGGGATACTGGGGCTGGAATAGGGTGGATAACA TTGTATGCGACGGAGCCGGCTCTGAATGCCGAGGTAGGACCCGGTTATCTGAACCTGACCTATCCGCGTGGAACGTCGGCCTCTCAGTTCCAGTTTCTGGTATCTCCATTTGAGACCCAAAGGAATGTGGCCGGCTGGGAGGACATTGTCGGCCTGGATATTACCGTGTCGGGCAATATGGACCCGAATACCCTGAACATCTCGTATAGCTTGAGCGACCAAGTCATCAA TGACTTTAGGTTTTGGAACTTCACTTATTCCATGCCGGCGAATAGCACCGCCATTCCGAATGTCCTCCTGGAGGTGCAATTGCAAACATGA
- a CDS encoding putative MFS transporter (COG:G;~EggNog:ENOG410PFHA;~InterPro:IPR020846,IPR011701,IPR036259;~PFAM:PF07690,PF00083;~TransMembrane:10 (i46-66o72-95i102-119o125-146i167-189o209-229i282-307o319-338i359-380o435-458i);~go_function: GO:0022857 - transmembrane transporter activity [Evidence IEA];~go_process: GO:0055085 - transmembrane transport [Evidence IEA]): MSAPSDPSSSASSRGTRVHHRILAELGLTSVWQSPRDVKLLCAQRFVRLFAYGGSTLILAAYLSALDISDERIGLFMTLTLVGDVAISFLLTLFADAMGRRAVLALGSALMVGSGILFASVGNYWVLLAAAVFGVISPSGNEIGPFRAVEESTLAHLTPKEILSDIFAWYSLIGNAGTALGMMTGGWAINLLQVIWGWPYIPACRMIFFAYAAIGALKFLLSIALSSAVEAETKKPARRSSNEGERQPLLGDQTSNAAPQEQQPQKKKSILSFLGDSEVITLFLRLAILFALDSFASGLASLSWMTYFFKRKFSLPEGSLGSIFFTTSLISAASVLVASSIAKRIGNVKTMVFTHLPSAICLALIPVPSVLPLALTFLVLRACSQTMDVAPRSAFLAAALPPDRRTAIMGSINVVKTCAQSLGPLLTGILADRGVFGLSFTIAGILKAVYDIGMLLSFAGKEKQQRRPAPRNEDEEAA; this comes from the exons ATGTCGGCTCCGTCCGAtccatcttcctccgcctcttcgCGAGGAACGCGTGTGCATCACCGCATCCTCGCTGAACTTGGCCTGACTTCAGTCTGGCAATCCCCTCGAGATGTCAAACTGCTCTGCGCCCAGCGCTTTGTGCGTCTCTTCGCTTACGGTGGTTCAACTCTAATCCTGGCTGCTTATCTCTCAGCATTGGATATCTCCGATGAACGCATCGGTCTTTTCATGACCTTGACCCTGGTGGGCGATGTCGCTAtcagcttcctcctcactctgTTCGCCGATGCCATGGGTCGCAGGGCCGTCCTCGCCCTGGGTTCAGCTTTGATGGTCGGCAGCGGCATCCTCTTTGCTTCGGTCGGCAATTACTGGGTCCTTCTGGCGGCGGCCGTCTTCGGTGTCATAAGTCCGAG TGGAAACGAAATTGGCCCCTTCCGGGCTGTCGAAGAATCGACTTTGGCCCATCTGACCCCCAAAGAGATCTTGAGCGATATCTTCGCTTGGTACTCGCTGATTGGCAATGCGGGCACCGCCCTGGGCATGATGACCGGTGGATGGGCCATCAACCTGCTTCAGGTTATCTGGGGATGGCCCTACATCCCCGCCTGTCGAATGATCTTTTTTGCCTACGCCGCTATCGGCGCGCTCAAGTTTCTCCTGTCTATTGCACTGAGCTCCGCTGTCGAGGCCgagacgaagaagcctgCGCGACGGTCTAGTAATGAGGGTGAACGACAACCTCTGCTGGGCGATCAAACGAGCAACGCCGCCCctcaagagcagcagcctcaaaagaagaaatcgatcctttctttcctcggcGATTCCGAGGTCATCACCTTGTTTCTGCGACTTGCGATCCTGTTCGCATTGGACTCGTTCGCCTCTGGACTGGCATCGCT GTCGTGGATGACATACTTCTTTAAGCGCAAGTTCTCCCTCCCTGAAGGGTCACTCGgatccatcttcttcacaaCTAGCCTTATCTCTGCGGCCTCGGTGCTGGTGGCCTCATCCATCGCCAAGCGCATTGGCAATGTCAAG ACCATGGTCTTTACTCATCTTCCCTCTGCTATTTGCCTGGCACTCATCCCAGTTCCTTCGGTTCTCCCGCTGGCGCTGACCTTTTTGGTGCTCCGCGCCTGCTCTCAAACTATGGATGTGGCTCCTCGCTCGGCCTTCCTTGCTGCAGCGCTGCCGCCGGACCGTCGCACGGCTATCATGGGATCAATCAATGTCGTCAAAACCTGTGCCCAGAGCCTTGGACCTCTGTTGACCGGTATCTTGGCTGATCGAGGTGTCTTCGGGCTTTCATTCACCATTGCGGGTATATTGAAGGCTGTCTATGACATTGGCATGCTGCTCAGTTTtgctggaaaagaaaagcagcagcggcgaCCGGCACCAAgaaatgaagatgaagaagccgccTAA